The following are from one region of the Roseobacter fucihabitans genome:
- a CDS encoding VOC family protein has translation MDYESVTADDFGKSLHGIGLNLLVRDVRATAAFLTGVFDVGVRRLSDDFAIITYGAEVFQLHSDGTYGANPLLGMLPENPPRGGGIEIRLYDTDPEEAVAKAEARGAMILQAPTDKPHGLREAYILCADGYAWVPSRPL, from the coding sequence ATGGACTATGAATCGGTCACAGCGGATGATTTCGGCAAAAGCCTGCACGGGATTGGTCTGAACCTGCTGGTGCGGGATGTACGGGCGACGGCTGCGTTTCTGACGGGGGTATTTGATGTTGGGGTGCGCCGGCTGAGCGATGATTTTGCGATCATCACCTATGGGGCGGAAGTTTTTCAACTGCACAGCGATGGCACCTATGGCGCGAACCCGCTGTTAGGGATGCTGCCGGAAAACCCGCCGCGCGGGGGCGGGATCGAGATTCGATTGTATGATACCGATCCCGAGGAGGCAGTGGCCAAAGCGGAAGCAAGGGGTGCGATGATCCTGCAAGCGCCGACAGATAAACCACATGGCCTGCGCGAAGCCTATATCTTATGCGCGGATGGCTATGCCTGGGTGCCAAGTCGACCGCTCTAG
- a CDS encoding LysR family transcriptional regulator produces MADLPPLNWLRAFEASARNLSFTGAARDLNMTQSAVSQQIKSLEGFLGRPLFHRRTRALELTQTGISYLPVVRDAFRTLAHGTRALTRNENDVLQVQCNLTFAIQWLAPRLAQFRCAHPDIQVNISTELWEARDMAEGADVEIRYSLRPSDQVHAELLARDHYYPVCAPGYPVTLATLADQPLYDCANMMGTWAVWAEEQALPWSAPPVTYATTYSIPLSVAVASGGMALGHDIITQGLIDAGHLTVPFSHRARMQEAYYLIQSPRAQAMPAAQAFSNWLRHGLATQVA; encoded by the coding sequence ATGGCCGATCTGCCCCCGCTAAACTGGCTGCGCGCCTTTGAGGCCTCCGCACGCAACCTGAGTTTCACAGGCGCGGCGCGGGATTTGAACATGACACAAAGCGCGGTCAGCCAGCAGATTAAATCGCTAGAAGGATTTCTGGGACGGCCCTTGTTTCATCGCCGCACGCGAGCGCTGGAATTGACGCAGACCGGTATCAGTTACCTGCCTGTGGTGCGCGATGCCTTCCGCACATTGGCCCATGGCACCCGCGCTCTGACGCGTAACGAAAATGATGTGCTGCAAGTCCAATGCAATCTGACCTTTGCCATCCAATGGCTCGCGCCACGTTTGGCGCAGTTTCGCTGCGCCCATCCCGATATTCAGGTCAACATATCGACCGAGCTGTGGGAGGCGCGGGATATGGCGGAAGGGGCCGATGTGGAAATACGCTATTCCCTGCGTCCCTCGGATCAGGTCCACGCGGAACTGCTGGCAAGGGATCACTATTATCCGGTCTGCGCGCCAGGCTATCCGGTGACGCTTGCGACACTCGCGGATCAACCGCTCTATGATTGCGCCAACATGATGGGGACCTGGGCGGTATGGGCCGAAGAGCAGGCCCTGCCCTGGTCTGCACCGCCGGTGACCTATGCCACGACTTACTCTATCCCTCTTTCCGTCGCGGTGGCGAGCGGTGGCATGGCGCTTGGGCATGATATCATTACACAGGGCCTGATCGACGCGGGACATCTTACGGTACCGTTTTCTCACCGCGCAAGGATGCAGGAGGCCTATTACCTGATCCAATCCCCGCGCGCCCAAGCGATGCCCGCCGCTCAAGCGTTTTCCAATTGGCTGCGGCATGGGCTTGCAACACAGGTGGCCTGA
- a CDS encoding AMP nucleosidase, with translation MTQIKTPDAPPTEQFHDAKSAVARLEELYTQATHFLCSHFIDAIANGAPAERIRAFYPEVLFKTSSYAQVDTRLSFGHVSAPGSFRATITRPDLFRSYLVQQIGLLIENHGQPVSIGPSKTPMPVHFAVAHDANITVPQEGAAEFTLRDVFDVPDLSTTNDDIVNGTYVSPDGVGALAPFTAQRVDYSLARLSHYTATDAPHFQNHVLFTNYQFYVSEFEAYARAQLDDPASGYTAFVSTDNATITTGDQPLAAPIKTPQMPTYHLKRADGSGITLVNIGIGPSNAKTATDHIAVLRPHAWLMVGHCAGLRNSQALGDFVLAHAYLREDHVLDDDLPPWVPIPALAEIQIALEQAVAQVTNLEGYELKRIMRTGTVATYDDRNWELRDQSGPVQRLSQSRAVALDMESATIAANGYRFRVPYGTLLCVSDKPLHGELKLPGMASDFYKTQVTRHLMIGIQAMERLRDMPLERIHSRKLRSFEETAFL, from the coding sequence ATGACACAGATCAAAACACCCGATGCCCCGCCAACGGAACAGTTCCATGATGCCAAATCCGCCGTTGCGCGCCTCGAAGAGCTCTACACGCAAGCCACGCACTTTCTGTGCTCGCATTTCATCGATGCAATTGCCAACGGCGCGCCCGCCGAACGCATCCGCGCGTTTTATCCCGAAGTGCTGTTTAAAACCTCCAGCTATGCGCAGGTCGACACGCGCCTCAGCTTTGGCCATGTCTCAGCACCCGGCAGTTTCCGCGCCACGATCACACGGCCCGATTTGTTTCGCAGCTACCTGGTGCAACAGATCGGCCTGTTGATTGAAAACCACGGCCAGCCGGTCAGCATCGGCCCCTCGAAAACCCCCATGCCGGTGCATTTTGCGGTCGCCCATGACGCCAATATCACCGTGCCCCAGGAAGGAGCCGCCGAATTTACCCTGCGCGATGTTTTTGACGTGCCGGATCTGTCGACGACCAACGATGACATCGTCAACGGGACCTATGTGTCCCCGGATGGGGTCGGCGCACTGGCCCCTTTTACCGCGCAACGGGTGGATTATTCATTGGCGCGCTTGTCGCATTACACTGCCACGGATGCGCCTCATTTCCAGAACCACGTGCTCTTTACCAACTACCAGTTCTATGTGTCGGAATTCGAAGCCTACGCGCGCGCGCAGCTGGATGATCCGGCCTCCGGCTATACCGCTTTTGTGTCGACCGATAATGCAACCATCACCACCGGGGATCAACCGCTCGCGGCCCCGATCAAAACACCGCAGATGCCGACCTACCATCTCAAACGTGCCGATGGCTCCGGCATCACGCTGGTCAATATCGGCATCGGCCCTTCAAATGCGAAAACCGCGACCGATCATATCGCCGTGCTGCGCCCGCATGCCTGGCTGATGGTCGGGCACTGTGCCGGTCTGCGTAATTCCCAGGCGCTGGGAGATTTCGTGCTGGCCCATGCCTATCTGCGCGAGGATCATGTGCTGGATGATGACCTGCCACCTTGGGTGCCGATCCCGGCGCTCGCCGAAATCCAGATCGCGCTGGAACAGGCCGTGGCGCAGGTCACCAACCTTGAGGGCTATGAGCTCAAGCGCATCATGCGCACCGGCACGGTCGCCACCTATGACGATCGCAACTGGGAATTGCGCGATCAATCCGGCCCGGTGCAGCGCCTGAGCCAGTCGCGTGCAGTGGCACTCGACATGGAAAGTGCGACAATTGCCGCCAATGGATACCGGTTTCGTGTGCCATATGGCACATTGTTATGTGTCTCGGACAAGCCGCTGCACGGTGAATTGAAACTGCCGGGGATGGCGTCTGATTTCTATAAAACGCAAGTTACACGCCATTTGATGATCGGAATTCAGGCGATGGAACGGCTACGTGACATGCCGCTGGAACGCATCCACAGCCGGAAATTACGCTCCTTTGAGGAGACAGCCTTCCTCTGA
- the ade gene encoding adenine deaminase → MTTASIPTWPDSAPQLIAVATGRAPADTVIQGGKWVNVHTREILDNHDIAIIAGRIACVVPDAAHCIGPDTQIIQANGRHMIPGLCDGHMHIESGMLTPAEFARAVIPHGTTSMFTDPHEIANVLGLAGVRMMHDEALMQPVNIFTQMPSCAPSAPGMETTGFEISPEDVAEAMSWPGIIGLGEMMNFPGVSNADPKMLAEIAATQHAGKTVGGHYASPDLGPAFAGYVAGGPADDHEGTCEADAIARMRQGMRSMIRLGSAWYDVETQITAITEKGLDPRNMILCTDDCHSGTLVNDGHMNRVVRHAINCGCDPLIALQMATINTATHFGLEREIGSLTPGRCADVILTSDLTTLPIETVIARGQIVAENGVCLVDCPHYNWPDTARQTVNMGKTLAAEDFTIPAPKGANAVRANVIGVVENQAPTKALQFELPVTEGRVQATGEVCQIALVERHRATGSVTNAFVSGFGYDGPMAMASTVAHDSHHMIVVGTDGAHMAMAANRLNEVGGGIVIFRDGVELALVELPIAGLMSDRLATEVAAKADQMMQAMRDCGCTLNNAYMQHSLLALVVIPELRISDLGLVDVRSFEFIPVIEPLS, encoded by the coding sequence ATGACGACAGCTTCTATTCCAACATGGCCCGACTCTGCACCACAACTTATTGCCGTTGCCACAGGCCGCGCGCCCGCTGATACCGTTATACAGGGCGGTAAATGGGTCAATGTCCATACCCGCGAAATTCTGGACAACCACGATATCGCAATTATCGCAGGCCGCATCGCCTGTGTGGTGCCGGATGCCGCACATTGTATTGGCCCGGACACGCAGATCATCCAGGCCAATGGGCGCCATATGATCCCCGGCCTGTGTGATGGGCATATGCACATCGAATCCGGCATGCTGACCCCGGCGGAATTCGCCCGCGCCGTGATCCCGCATGGCACGACCTCTATGTTTACCGATCCCCATGAGATCGCCAATGTTCTGGGTCTGGCGGGCGTGCGCATGATGCATGACGAAGCCCTTATGCAGCCGGTCAATATCTTCACCCAGATGCCGTCCTGTGCGCCCTCCGCACCGGGTATGGAAACCACGGGTTTTGAAATATCTCCCGAGGATGTCGCGGAGGCGATGTCTTGGCCGGGTATCATCGGTCTGGGCGAGATGATGAACTTCCCCGGTGTGTCAAACGCCGATCCCAAGATGCTCGCCGAAATCGCCGCCACGCAACACGCGGGCAAAACCGTCGGCGGGCATTATGCCTCGCCCGATCTTGGGCCTGCCTTCGCGGGCTATGTGGCGGGCGGTCCCGCGGATGATCACGAAGGCACCTGCGAGGCCGATGCCATTGCGCGGATGCGCCAGGGCATGCGGTCAATGATCCGGCTCGGGTCCGCTTGGTATGACGTCGAAACCCAGATCACCGCGATCACCGAAAAGGGCCTTGATCCGCGCAATATGATTCTGTGCACGGATGATTGCCACTCCGGCACGCTGGTCAATGACGGGCATATGAACCGGGTTGTGCGCCATGCCATCAACTGTGGCTGTGATCCGCTGATTGCCCTGCAAATGGCCACGATTAACACCGCCACACATTTCGGACTGGAACGCGAGATTGGCTCGCTCACGCCGGGGCGGTGCGCGGATGTGATCCTGACCTCTGACCTCACCACCCTGCCGATTGAAACCGTGATCGCGCGCGGACAGATCGTGGCCGAAAACGGCGTCTGCCTCGTGGATTGCCCACATTACAATTGGCCCGATACCGCGCGCCAGACTGTCAACATGGGCAAAACGCTGGCGGCGGAGGATTTCACCATCCCCGCGCCCAAGGGGGCAAATGCCGTTCGCGCCAATGTCATTGGTGTGGTGGAAAATCAGGCACCCACCAAGGCGCTGCAATTCGAACTCCCCGTCACAGAGGGCCGCGTGCAGGCCACAGGCGAAGTCTGCCAAATCGCGCTGGTCGAACGCCACCGCGCCACCGGGTCGGTGACCAATGCCTTCGTGTCGGGCTTTGGGTATGACGGCCCCATGGCGATGGCCTCCACAGTCGCGCATGACAGCCACCATATGATCGTGGTCGGCACCGACGGCGCGCATATGGCGATGGCCGCCAATCGCCTCAACGAGGTCGGCGGCGGTATCGTGATCTTCAGGGACGGCGTTGAACTGGCGCTCGTGGAACTGCCCATCGCGGGCCTCATGTCAGACCGTCTCGCAACTGAGGTCGCCGCTAAGGCAGACCAGATGATGCAGGCCATGCGCGATTGCGGCTGCACGCTGAACAACGCCTATATGCAACATTCTCTTCTGGCCCTCGTGGTCATCCCCGAGTTGCGCATTTCCGACCTTGGATTGGTCGACGTGCGCAGCTTTGAATTCATACCAGTAATCGAGCCGCTTTCATGA
- a CDS encoding HU family DNA-binding protein: MAKPMTKTQLVAALAEEMGGDKKSAGAALEAVCNLITKEVSGGGAVTLPGVGKIYCRERPERMVRNPATGEQFKKDADKVVKMTIAKALKDSVNG, from the coding sequence ATGGCAAAACCAATGACAAAGACACAGCTCGTCGCGGCCCTGGCCGAAGAGATGGGTGGCGACAAGAAATCCGCAGGCGCGGCGCTCGAAGCCGTTTGCAACCTGATCACCAAGGAAGTTTCCGGCGGTGGCGCAGTGACCCTGCCCGGCGTTGGCAAAATCTATTGCCGCGAACGCCCAGAGCGCATGGTGCGCAACCCCGCCACGGGCGAGCAATTCAAAAAAGACGCGGACAAGGTGGTCAAAATGACCATCGCCAAAGCGCTCAAGGACAGCGTGAACGGCTAA
- a CDS encoding LysE family translocator has product MIAPDVMIVFITASVALALAPGPDNIFVLTQSALHGRVAGIMVTLGLCLGVLVHTSLVALGVAVIFQTSALSFAVLKTVGGCYLLYLAWKAFGARPAVINGGRGAGLSPIRLIGRGVIMNVTNPKVAIFFLAFLPQFADPARGPVTPQIFIFGGVFVLSALVVFGAIAWSAGFLGAWLARTPRAQVVMNRIAGGIFAALALRLFLAQR; this is encoded by the coding sequence ATGATTGCACCGGACGTCATGATCGTGTTCATCACCGCCTCCGTGGCGTTGGCGCTTGCGCCGGGACCAGACAATATTTTTGTGCTGACCCAATCCGCGCTGCATGGGCGCGTGGCGGGGATCATGGTGACGCTGGGCCTGTGTCTTGGCGTGCTGGTGCATACAAGCTTGGTGGCGCTGGGCGTGGCGGTGATCTTTCAGACCTCCGCGCTGTCCTTTGCCGTGCTGAAGACGGTCGGCGGGTGCTATTTGTTGTATCTGGCGTGGAAAGCCTTTGGCGCGCGGCCAGCCGTTATTAACGGGGGCAGGGGCGCGGGGCTTAGCCCTATCCGGCTGATCGGGCGCGGTGTCATCATGAACGTGACCAACCCCAAGGTCGCCATCTTTTTCCTGGCGTTTTTGCCGCAATTTGCCGATCCCGCGCGGGGTCCGGTGACACCGCAAATCTTCATTTTCGGCGGTGTCTTTGTTCTGAGTGCATTGGTGGTATTCGGTGCCATCGCCTGGAGCGCGGGATTTCTGGGCGCATGGCTGGCGCGCACGCCGCGCGCGCAGGTGGTGATGAACCGCATCGCCGGTGGGATTTTCGCAGCCCTAGCGCTCCGGCTTTTCCTGGCGCAGCGCTAG
- a CDS encoding class II aldolase and adducin N-terminal domain-containing protein encodes MSVTEMRPNMDNWQERVDLAAAFRWTVRLNMHEAVANHFSLAINDSGTQFLMNPNQMHFSRIKASDLIVVDVEDPQAMEGPDAPDPTAWGLHGGMHRHCAHARCAMHVHSPYATALATLADSRLPPVDQNACMFFDRVVVDENYGGLAFEEEGERCAQLFDDPKKKVMVMGNHGILVIGDTVADTFNRMFYFERACQTYLLALQTGRPLRVLPDDVAEKTAREIEEYPEQDLRHLAELKAILDEEGSSYAQ; translated from the coding sequence ATGTCCGTGACCGAAATGCGCCCCAATATGGATAACTGGCAGGAGCGCGTCGACCTCGCCGCCGCCTTTCGCTGGACGGTGCGGCTGAATATGCACGAGGCCGTGGCGAACCACTTCAGTCTTGCGATCAACGACAGTGGTACGCAGTTCCTCATGAACCCCAACCAGATGCATTTTTCGCGCATCAAAGCCTCCGATCTTATTGTGGTAGATGTGGAGGACCCGCAGGCGATGGAAGGGCCGGATGCACCCGATCCCACCGCCTGGGGGCTGCACGGCGGGATGCACCGGCATTGCGCGCACGCCCGCTGCGCGATGCATGTGCACTCACCCTATGCCACAGCACTTGCAACCCTTGCCGACAGCCGTTTGCCCCCCGTCGATCAGAACGCCTGCATGTTCTTTGACCGGGTGGTGGTGGATGAAAACTACGGCGGGCTGGCTTTCGAGGAGGAGGGCGAGCGCTGTGCGCAACTCTTTGACGATCCGAAGAAAAAGGTCATGGTGATGGGCAATCACGGCATCCTGGTGATTGGCGATACGGTGGCCGATACCTTCAATCGGATGTTCTATTTCGAGCGTGCTTGCCAAACCTATCTGCTCGCCCTGCAAACCGGGCGACCGCTGCGCGTGCTGCCGGACGATGTCGCCGAAAAGACCGCGCGCGAGATCGAAGAATACCCCGAACAGGACCTGCGCCATCTGGCTGAACTCAAGGCCATTCTGGATGAGGAAGGCTCGAGCTATGCCCAGTGA